From Rhodococcus sp. B7740, one genomic window encodes:
- the egtB gene encoding ergothioneine biosynthesis protein EgtB — protein sequence MSAEQLRNRIETVLTRSRARSGALTDCVDETELMAQHSPLMSPLVWDLAHIGSQEELWLVRDVGGRDPVRPDIDELYDAFKHSRSSRTSLPLLTPDEARVYVRTVRDKAWDVLDHSTFEGRPVEKHGFAFGMIAQHEQQHDETMLATHQLRSGPAVLTAPAPPASVVPVSGEAVIAGGPFSMGTSLDPWALDNERPAHSVHVPTFAIDRAPITNAQFMDFIADGGYRRRELWTEKGWQHRVDANLTAPQFWESDSDGTWWRRSFGVSKKVRPQQPVVHVCWFEADAYARWAGKRLPTEAEWEKAARFDADTRTSNAYPWGDAEPTAAHANLNQRHLEPADVGAYPEGASPAGVHQLIGDVWEWTSSDFEPYPGFEAFPYAEYSEVFLRGDYKVLRGGSFGTDEVACRGTFRNWDHPIRRQIFSGFRLARDVEPS from the coding sequence GTGAGCGCCGAACAACTCAGGAACAGAATCGAAACGGTCCTCACTCGCAGTCGTGCCCGCAGCGGCGCACTCACCGACTGTGTGGACGAGACCGAACTGATGGCACAGCATTCGCCGTTGATGAGCCCGCTGGTGTGGGATCTCGCGCACATCGGCAGTCAAGAGGAGCTCTGGCTCGTACGCGACGTCGGTGGCCGCGATCCCGTCCGTCCGGACATCGACGAGCTGTACGACGCGTTCAAGCACTCGCGGTCTTCGCGTACGTCGCTTCCCTTGCTCACTCCGGACGAGGCGCGCGTCTACGTCCGGACCGTGCGCGACAAGGCCTGGGATGTGCTCGATCACAGCACTTTCGAGGGTCGACCGGTCGAGAAGCACGGTTTCGCGTTCGGCATGATCGCCCAGCACGAACAGCAGCACGACGAGACCATGCTCGCGACCCATCAATTGCGTTCGGGGCCCGCGGTTCTCACGGCTCCTGCGCCACCGGCCTCGGTGGTGCCGGTGTCGGGTGAGGCCGTCATCGCGGGTGGTCCGTTCTCGATGGGGACCTCGCTCGACCCGTGGGCACTGGACAACGAGCGACCGGCTCATTCGGTGCACGTACCCACCTTCGCCATCGACCGGGCACCGATCACCAACGCGCAGTTCATGGACTTCATCGCCGACGGCGGTTACCGACGCCGCGAACTGTGGACCGAGAAGGGTTGGCAGCATCGCGTCGACGCGAACCTGACCGCGCCACAGTTCTGGGAGTCCGACTCCGACGGAACGTGGTGGCGTCGCAGTTTCGGGGTGTCCAAGAAGGTTCGCCCGCAGCAGCCCGTAGTGCACGTGTGCTGGTTCGAGGCCGACGCCTACGCCCGCTGGGCAGGCAAGCGACTGCCGACGGAGGCCGAGTGGGAGAAGGCCGCGCGTTTCGACGCCGACACTCGCACCAGCAACGCGTACCCGTGGGGCGACGCCGAACCCACTGCAGCACATGCCAATCTGAATCAGCGGCATCTGGAACCGGCAGACGTCGGCGCATATCCCGAGGGTGCCTCCCCTGCCGGCGTGCACCAACTCATCGGTGACGTATGGGAATGGACTTCCTCGGATTTCGAGCCGTACCCCGGATTCGAGGCGTTTCCGTACGCCGAGTACTCCGAGGTGTTTCTCCGCGGCGACTACAAGGTGTTGCGCGGCGGCTCGTTCGGCACCGACGAGGTCGCGTGCCGAGGCACGTTCCGCAACTGGGACCATCCGATCCGACGCCAGATCTTCAGCGGATTCCGGTTGGCCCGCGACGTCGAGCCCAGCTGA
- a CDS encoding helix-turn-helix transcriptional regulator, translating to MERDELADFLRRRRALLTPEDVGVSPGPRRRTPGLRRDEVALLAGMSTDYYTRLEQRRGPHPSTQILGSLARALRLDDDERDHLYILAGQAPPTRVGADKHVGPGLMHLLTKLDDTPACVVTDLGEILAHNAMYLALAEDPRTYTGLDRYVVWRWFTDPGTRRNFVREDWDRMGHKHVADLRAVSARRAGDPEVAVLVERLRAASSEFETIWSEHRVAYKTSASKRFVNPELGVIAVHCETLVTQREGQHLLVYSPQPGTDAREKLNLLGVIGTQHLGITASE from the coding sequence GTGGAACGTGACGAACTGGCCGACTTTCTCCGACGACGACGGGCGCTGCTGACGCCCGAGGACGTCGGTGTGTCACCCGGACCGCGCCGCCGCACGCCGGGGCTGCGCCGCGACGAAGTGGCACTGCTGGCCGGGATGTCCACCGATTACTACACCCGCCTCGAACAGCGTCGCGGGCCGCATCCGTCCACGCAGATTCTCGGTTCGCTCGCCCGCGCGCTGAGATTGGACGACGACGAGCGCGACCATCTCTACATCCTCGCCGGCCAGGCACCGCCCACCCGTGTCGGCGCGGACAAGCACGTCGGGCCCGGCCTGATGCACCTGCTGACCAAGCTCGACGACACGCCGGCCTGCGTCGTGACAGACCTCGGCGAGATCCTGGCGCACAACGCGATGTACCTCGCGCTGGCCGAGGACCCGCGCACGTACACCGGGCTCGACAGGTACGTGGTGTGGCGGTGGTTCACCGATCCCGGCACGCGCCGCAACTTCGTCCGCGAGGACTGGGATCGGATGGGCCACAAACACGTAGCCGATCTCCGAGCAGTGTCGGCCAGGCGAGCGGGCGATCCCGAGGTCGCTGTACTGGTCGAGCGTCTACGCGCCGCCAGCTCCGAGTTCGAGACGATATGGAGCGAGCACCGAGTCGCGTACAAGACGTCGGCGTCCAAACGCTTCGTGAATCCCGAACTCGGCGTGATCGCCGTTCACTGCGAGACCCTCGTGACCCAGAGAGAGGGCCAGCATCTCCTGGTCTATTCGCCGCAGCCGGGAACCGACGCCCGCGAGAAATTGAATCTGCTCGGGGTCATCGGTACTCAGCACCTGGGCATCACTGCCTCCGAGTAG
- a CDS encoding TetR/AcrR family transcriptional regulator: MLDKPLTPAGERILTVASDLFYARGIRAVGVDLIAEEAGTTKKTLYDRFGSKDGLVQRYLTRRYGLWCDHVTRYVESLESGDARILGVYDALDLWMRDNHRGCGFVNAFAEFGGTGSPVLAIIESEKEWTRSLFARLATEAGYPDAEQLGTRLSVLHEGAVVMGTAGARDDAIVVARGIAFDLLAALAVVRTGAPGGA; this comes from the coding sequence ATGCTCGACAAGCCGCTCACCCCCGCCGGAGAACGCATCCTGACCGTCGCCAGCGACCTGTTCTACGCCCGCGGGATTCGCGCCGTCGGAGTCGACCTCATCGCGGAGGAGGCCGGCACCACGAAGAAGACGCTGTACGACCGTTTCGGCTCCAAGGACGGCCTGGTGCAGCGGTACCTCACCCGCCGATACGGCCTGTGGTGCGATCACGTGACCCGGTACGTCGAATCCCTCGAATCAGGCGACGCGCGCATCCTCGGGGTGTACGACGCCCTCGATCTGTGGATGCGCGACAACCATCGCGGCTGCGGATTCGTCAACGCCTTCGCGGAGTTCGGCGGAACCGGCAGCCCGGTGCTCGCGATCATCGAGTCCGAGAAGGAATGGACGAGATCGTTGTTCGCGCGATTGGCCACCGAAGCCGGTTACCCCGATGCCGAGCAGCTCGGAACCCGACTGTCGGTACTGCACGAGGGCGCGGTGGTGATGGGCACAGCGGGGGCTCGCGATGACGCGATCGTGGTCGCGCGGGGCATCGCGTTCGATCTGCTCGCTGCGCTCGCAGTGGTGCGGACAGGTGCCCCAGGGGGCGCATAA
- a CDS encoding 50S ribosomal protein L25/general stress protein Ctc, producing the protein MASKVNNLTAQVRTEFGKGAARRTRRDGLVPAVLYGHATDPQHLALDARAFAAVLRNDGTNAVLTLDIDGKTQLALTKSIVVHPIRRSIEHADLLVLKKGERVTVEVNIIVEGDAAPGTLVTTDSTAVEIEADALEIPENFVVSVEEAQIGTQITAADLDLPSGVTLVSDGEMLLVNVVEAPSEEDLEADGEGTEPISEEGEAETQEEAESSDEDSSDES; encoded by the coding sequence ATGGCATCGAAGGTAAACAACCTCACCGCACAGGTCCGCACCGAATTCGGCAAGGGAGCCGCCCGCCGCACCCGTCGCGACGGCCTCGTTCCCGCCGTTCTGTACGGACACGCCACCGACCCCCAGCACCTCGCACTGGACGCTCGCGCGTTCGCAGCCGTACTGCGTAACGACGGCACCAACGCCGTGCTGACCCTCGACATCGATGGCAAGACGCAGCTGGCGCTGACCAAGTCGATCGTCGTGCACCCGATCCGTCGTAGCATCGAGCATGCCGACCTCCTCGTCCTGAAGAAGGGCGAGCGCGTCACCGTCGAGGTCAACATCATCGTCGAGGGCGACGCCGCACCGGGCACCCTGGTCACCACCGACTCGACCGCGGTCGAGATCGAGGCCGACGCACTGGAGATCCCGGAGAACTTCGTCGTCTCCGTCGAAGAGGCTCAGATCGGTACTCAGATCACCGCAGCCGACCTCGACCTTCCGTCCGGCGTCACGCTGGTGTCCGACGGCGAGATGCTGCTCGTGAACGTTGTCGAGGCTCCGTCCGAGGAAGACCTCGAGGCCGACGGCGAAGGCACCGAGCCCATCTCCGAAGAGGGCGAAGCCGAGACTCAGGAAGAAGCCGAGTCCTCGGACGAGGACAGCTCCGACGAGAGCTGA
- the egtA gene encoding ergothioneine biosynthesis glutamate--cysteine ligase EgtA produces MSSNEKSLGLSSRPAAEAYVSKVCFKLGPPALVGAELEWLTALDDGTRPTLSALADALGVHSPRSIDPESPALSLPGGSIVTVEPGGQVELSSSPYVSVSRLAPMLDADAQRLRNILGDAGIDMASVPADTARAPERLLVLPRYCAMENRFTTIGPFGKLMMCNTAAAQVSVDAGRDRAEVAARWHMLHVIGPAFVCAFARSPELAGAPAGDWASQRMRTWLELDSSRTDSSRTAVPNTGDPIADYARWALDVPLLCIQGITQNWEAPAGTTFAQWMDDPGIVGRAPTYSDLDYHLTTLFPKVRACGHFEIRYLDAQPDGQWVVPAAAFEALLSTPELVARATEIGGGTAGRWLDAARFGLADDDLLAAATELLQLAAEVGGEYSELLSAASRRCGAGEPPSEFDTATQEFRTRKESV; encoded by the coding sequence GTGTCGTCCAACGAGAAGTCTCTCGGGCTGAGCTCGCGCCCGGCAGCAGAGGCATACGTGTCGAAGGTGTGTTTCAAGCTGGGGCCACCGGCACTCGTCGGTGCCGAACTCGAGTGGCTCACCGCCCTCGACGACGGAACCCGTCCGACCCTCTCGGCTCTGGCCGATGCGCTCGGTGTTCACTCCCCGCGCAGTATCGATCCCGAATCACCCGCCCTGTCGTTGCCGGGCGGAAGCATCGTTACCGTCGAACCCGGCGGTCAGGTCGAATTGTCCAGTTCGCCTTATGTATCCGTTTCTCGACTCGCGCCGATGCTCGACGCCGATGCCCAGCGGCTGCGGAACATCCTCGGTGATGCCGGCATCGACATGGCGTCCGTTCCGGCCGATACCGCTCGGGCACCGGAACGCCTCCTCGTCCTCCCGCGGTACTGTGCGATGGAGAATCGGTTCACCACCATCGGCCCCTTCGGGAAGTTGATGATGTGCAACACCGCTGCGGCTCAGGTGAGCGTCGACGCCGGACGTGATCGCGCCGAGGTCGCCGCGCGCTGGCACATGCTCCACGTCATCGGTCCTGCCTTCGTGTGCGCGTTCGCCCGATCTCCTGAACTCGCCGGAGCACCTGCCGGCGACTGGGCATCGCAGCGGATGCGAACCTGGCTCGAACTCGACTCCAGCAGAACCGATTCCAGCAGAACTGCGGTTCCGAACACCGGTGACCCGATTGCCGACTACGCACGCTGGGCACTCGACGTTCCATTGCTCTGCATCCAGGGCATCACGCAGAACTGGGAAGCACCTGCGGGCACCACGTTCGCTCAGTGGATGGACGATCCCGGCATCGTCGGACGCGCGCCGACCTACAGTGACCTCGATTATCACCTGACCACCCTGTTCCCCAAGGTGCGCGCCTGTGGGCACTTCGAGATTCGCTATCTCGATGCGCAGCCGGACGGTCAGTGGGTGGTTCCGGCCGCGGCGTTCGAGGCGCTGTTGTCCACACCCGAACTGGTGGCTCGCGCCACCGAGATCGGCGGCGGAACGGCGGGACGGTGGCTCGACGCGGCCCGCTTCGGGTTGGCCGACGACGACCTCCTTGCGGCGGCAACCGAATTGCTCCAACTCGCCGCGGAGGTCGGCGGCGAGTACTCCGAGTTGCTGTCGGCGGCATCTCGCCGATGCGGTGCGGGCGAGCCCCCCAGTGAATTCGACACGGCGACACAGGAATTTCGGACTCGAAAGGAATCGGTGTGA
- the pth gene encoding aminoacyl-tRNA hydrolase, with protein MSVDPAAPTLIVGLGNPGPQYEKTRHNVGFMVADALAGRIGSAFSSHKKSNSDIVQARLGSRSVVIAKPRTFMNLSGQPVAALARFFSIEPANIVVVHDELDIDFGALRLKLGGGEGGHNGLRSISQHLSTKDYLRVRVGVGRPPGRMDPASFVLKPFSAAERKDLGVVVEEAADAAELLLSAGLEAAQNTVHPR; from the coding sequence GTGAGTGTTGATCCCGCAGCGCCGACCCTGATCGTCGGCCTCGGCAATCCCGGCCCGCAGTACGAAAAGACCCGTCACAACGTGGGATTCATGGTGGCCGACGCCCTGGCCGGACGCATCGGTTCCGCGTTCTCCTCGCACAAGAAGTCCAACTCCGACATCGTGCAGGCCCGTCTCGGCAGTCGCTCGGTGGTCATCGCCAAGCCGCGCACCTTCATGAATCTCTCGGGCCAACCAGTGGCTGCGTTGGCGCGCTTCTTCTCGATCGAGCCTGCGAACATCGTCGTGGTGCACGACGAGTTGGACATCGACTTCGGTGCTCTACGACTCAAACTCGGCGGCGGCGAAGGCGGCCACAACGGCCTCCGCTCGATCTCGCAGCACCTGAGCACCAAGGACTATCTGCGGGTGCGCGTCGGCGTCGGGCGACCACCGGGACGGATGGATCCGGCGTCGTTCGTGCTCAAGCCGTTCTCCGCTGCCGAGCGCAAGGACCTCGGCGTCGTGGTCGAGGAAGCAGCCGACGCCGCCGAGCTCCTGCTCTCGGCCGGACTGGAGGCCGCACAGAACACGGTGCACCCGCGCTGA
- a CDS encoding fatty acyl-AMP ligase, with amino-acid sequence MSKFTEEMFETASTSKHGLITGEPDEALRQSWGEIHEQARRMAGALADEGVEHGDAIGILAGQPVDIAPACQATWMRGGSVTMLHQPTPRTDLAVWGEDTETVVRMIEAKAVILGAPFDIAAPVLEERGITVLKIEDMKTGRDIDPVPTSESDIALQQLTSGSTGSPKAVRITHENFYVNAYAMIDRIEFDVETDVMVSWLPLFHDMGMVGFLSVPMQVGAEVVSITPLDFLRSPLLWAKLIHKYRGTVTAAPNFAYSLLARRLGQAEDDLDLDLSTLRYAWNGAEPVDPDTMIALAEAGARYKLNPLALAPVYGMAETTLAVSIPNPDQGQVIDVVDADLLETLGRAVPSTRGNTRSLATLGKFVPGLEGRVVDKEGQVLTARGVGIIEVRGKAVTPGYITVDGPVSTLDADGWLDTGDVGYITEDELVVVCGRIKDVIIMGGRNIYPTDIERAAGTVAGVRPGNAVAIRLDAGDKRESFAVAVETNDIDKPDEVRRIEREVIHAVHSEVGVRPRTVAVLGPGSIPKTSSGKLRRANSASLLT; translated from the coding sequence TTGAGCAAGTTCACCGAAGAGATGTTCGAGACCGCGAGCACCAGCAAGCACGGTCTGATCACCGGCGAGCCCGACGAGGCATTGCGACAGTCCTGGGGTGAAATCCACGAGCAGGCGCGTCGGATGGCAGGTGCGTTGGCCGACGAAGGCGTCGAACACGGGGATGCGATCGGCATCCTGGCCGGTCAGCCGGTCGACATCGCTCCGGCGTGCCAGGCGACCTGGATGCGCGGGGGATCGGTGACGATGCTGCATCAGCCGACACCGCGGACCGACCTCGCCGTCTGGGGTGAGGACACCGAGACCGTCGTGCGGATGATCGAGGCCAAGGCCGTGATCCTCGGGGCTCCGTTCGACATCGCCGCACCGGTGCTCGAGGAGCGCGGCATCACCGTGCTGAAGATCGAGGACATGAAGACCGGTCGCGACATCGATCCGGTGCCCACGTCCGAGTCCGATATCGCGTTGCAGCAGCTCACCTCCGGATCGACCGGTTCGCCGAAGGCCGTACGGATCACGCACGAGAACTTCTACGTCAATGCCTACGCGATGATCGACCGCATCGAATTCGATGTCGAAACCGATGTGATGGTCAGTTGGCTGCCGCTGTTCCACGACATGGGCATGGTGGGCTTCCTGTCGGTGCCCATGCAGGTCGGTGCCGAGGTCGTCAGTATCACTCCGCTGGACTTCCTGCGCTCGCCGCTGTTGTGGGCCAAACTGATTCACAAGTACCGCGGAACCGTCACGGCAGCACCCAATTTCGCCTACTCGCTGCTGGCGCGGCGGCTCGGTCAGGCGGAGGACGACCTGGACCTCGACCTGTCGACTCTGCGCTACGCCTGGAACGGAGCCGAGCCGGTCGATCCGGACACCATGATCGCGCTCGCCGAGGCCGGAGCCCGGTACAAGCTGAACCCACTCGCGCTGGCTCCGGTCTACGGAATGGCGGAAACGACTCTGGCAGTGTCGATTCCGAACCCCGATCAGGGGCAGGTGATCGACGTGGTCGACGCGGACCTGCTCGAGACCCTCGGTCGTGCCGTGCCCTCCACTCGCGGTAACACCCGATCGCTGGCAACGCTCGGCAAGTTCGTTCCCGGGTTGGAGGGCCGTGTCGTGGACAAGGAGGGGCAGGTGCTCACCGCACGGGGCGTCGGCATCATCGAGGTGCGAGGCAAGGCCGTCACGCCCGGATACATCACCGTCGACGGCCCGGTGTCGACGCTCGACGCGGACGGCTGGCTCGACACCGGCGACGTCGGCTACATCACCGAGGACGAACTGGTGGTCGTCTGCGGGCGAATCAAGGACGTCATCATCATGGGTGGCCGCAACATCTATCCCACCGACATCGAACGGGCCGCGGGCACCGTCGCCGGTGTGCGGCCGGGCAATGCCGTGGCTATTCGGCTCGATGCCGGTGACAAACGCGAAAGTTTCGCGGTGGCTGTGGAAACCAACGACATCGACAAGCCGGACGAGGTCAGGCGCATCGAACGTGAAGTGATCCATGCCGTGCATTCGGAGGTCGGTGTGCGGCCGCGAACCGTCGCGGTGTTGGGGCCGGGCAGCATTCCGAAGACGTCGAGCGGCAAACTGCGGCGGGCAAATTCGGCGTCGCTGCTGACCTGA
- a CDS encoding DMT family transporter, translating to MRSRVDVIAGTALVVLWSSGFIGAELGTAEAPAHTLLAWRYLAAAALLIAWCRFRKLTPTWHAIRIHAVLGLFCQFLYLGATITGIGMGVPPGVAALIAALQPLVVAMASSTIFGERVGRQQAVGLVVGIAGVSLVVVGDMSGADLSWPVYLLPAAGMLALSVGTIGQRMLAPKEPIALAMAIQCSVSAVGFMTWSALAGDVEPPMTSGFLAAVAWTVVLSTFGAYGAYLFVVRRNGPTRASVLLYLTPPTTMLWAWLMFGDAVTWLGLGGLVVSAIGVAAYVSGTSTPATKCHSPASAASIVSSSANATK from the coding sequence ATGAGATCGAGAGTCGACGTCATTGCAGGTACAGCACTGGTGGTGCTGTGGAGTTCGGGCTTCATCGGAGCAGAGCTCGGAACCGCCGAGGCCCCGGCCCACACGCTGTTGGCCTGGCGCTACCTCGCCGCGGCGGCGTTGCTGATCGCGTGGTGCCGGTTCCGGAAACTGACCCCCACCTGGCATGCCATCCGAATCCATGCCGTCCTGGGCCTGTTCTGCCAGTTCCTTTACCTCGGTGCGACCATTACCGGCATCGGGATGGGCGTGCCGCCGGGCGTCGCCGCGTTGATCGCCGCGTTGCAGCCACTGGTGGTCGCGATGGCGTCGAGCACGATCTTCGGCGAACGCGTCGGACGACAGCAGGCCGTCGGACTCGTCGTCGGGATCGCGGGTGTCTCGCTGGTGGTGGTCGGAGACATGTCCGGTGCCGACCTCTCCTGGCCGGTCTACCTGCTCCCGGCCGCGGGAATGCTGGCTCTGTCGGTGGGCACGATCGGTCAACGAATGCTGGCACCGAAGGAGCCGATCGCCCTGGCGATGGCAATACAATGTTCGGTCAGCGCAGTTGGATTCATGACGTGGAGTGCGCTGGCCGGGGATGTCGAACCGCCGATGACGTCGGGTTTTCTCGCGGCTGTCGCCTGGACGGTCGTGCTGTCGACGTTCGGCGCGTACGGCGCGTACCTGTTCGTGGTGCGTCGCAACGGTCCGACGCGTGCCAGCGTGTTGCTCTACCTGACACCGCCGACGACGATGCTGTGGGCCTGGCTCATGTTCGGCGACGCGGTCACCTGGCTCGGGCTCGGTGGACTCGTGGTCTCGGCGATCGGGGTCGCCGCCTATGTGAGCGGAACTTCGACCCCTGCTACGAAGTGTCACTCACCTGCGAGCGCAGCGAGCATCGTGTCCAGTTCGGCGAACGCGACGAAATAG
- the egtD gene encoding L-histidine N(alpha)-methyltransferase gives MSTVEVHLADTALVDELRKDVRDGLTSTPKWLSPKYFYDAVGSELFERITELPEYYPTRTERALLEEHALDIAEATESTMLIELGSGSSEKSKILLAAGAKHGWLNTYVPQDVSVTALEGAIEQIAQEFPALEVRGIVSDFTDTLHNLPGGGARTIAFLGGTLGNLIPEEREDFLKAIAGALDPGEHLLLGVGLVIDPDVLVPAYDDAAGVTAQFNRNVLSVINSRLGGTFDSDAFEHVALWNAEQEWIEMRLRATSTQEVYIADLDLHVHFEAGEELRTEISAKFRPDGITEELAAAGFGVEHLWSDSDSRFALILAGRV, from the coding sequence ATGAGCACTGTCGAGGTACACCTCGCTGACACGGCACTGGTGGACGAACTGCGTAAGGACGTGCGAGACGGGTTGACGTCCACGCCGAAGTGGCTCTCGCCCAAGTACTTCTACGACGCCGTGGGCAGCGAGCTGTTCGAGCGGATCACCGAGCTGCCCGAGTACTATCCGACCCGCACCGAACGTGCCCTGCTCGAAGAGCATGCCCTCGACATCGCCGAGGCGACCGAATCCACCATGTTGATCGAGCTCGGGTCGGGCTCGTCGGAGAAGTCGAAGATCCTGCTCGCTGCAGGGGCCAAGCACGGTTGGTTGAACACCTATGTGCCGCAGGATGTGTCGGTCACTGCGCTCGAGGGAGCCATCGAGCAGATCGCCCAGGAGTTTCCCGCCCTCGAGGTGCGCGGCATCGTCAGCGACTTCACCGACACTCTGCACAATCTGCCCGGCGGGGGCGCACGCACCATCGCGTTTCTCGGTGGCACCCTGGGCAACCTCATTCCCGAGGAGCGCGAGGACTTTCTGAAGGCGATCGCAGGCGCGCTCGATCCAGGGGAGCACCTACTCCTCGGCGTCGGACTGGTCATCGACCCGGACGTGCTGGTTCCGGCGTACGACGACGCGGCGGGGGTGACGGCGCAGTTCAATCGAAACGTGCTGTCGGTGATCAACTCTCGCCTGGGTGGCACTTTCGATTCCGATGCGTTCGAGCACGTCGCGCTGTGGAACGCCGAGCAGGAGTGGATCGAGATGCGACTGCGGGCGACATCGACGCAGGAGGTGTATATCGCCGATCTCGATCTGCACGTGCATTTCGAGGCGGGCGAGGAACTGCGCACCGAGATCTCGGCGAAGTTCCGACCGGACGGCATCACCGAAGAACTGGCTGCAGCGGGATTCGGCGTCGAGCATCTGTGGTCCGACTCCGATTCGCGGTTCGCGCTGATTCTTGCGGGTCGAGTGTGA
- a CDS encoding aminotransferase class V-fold PLP-dependent enzyme: MLDHDRIRRDTPGASSRVFLDSAGSSLPPTVVLDTAIAHLRREAEIGGYRAANERLDDLAAVKTSIATLIGAQASSIALSDSATRAWTDFFYSVPLSAGDRILLCQAEYASNAISALHRAEVTGATVEVMPSDASGRIDLDALESMLDDRVKLISVVHAPTNGGLINPARAVADLAHQHGALVLLDACQSIGQLRVDVEELGVDALSATGRKWLRGPRGTGFLYLRPGLASTLHPPALDLHSAEWTDGRTYRMADDATRFEFWECDVAARLALGAAVDYLLELGIDRVEDAVVERADYLRSGLRKVPGVTVRDLGDRKSGIVSFTVDGEDPVAVRDRLAERNVTVTVSHRGSTRLDMTGRGLDAVVRASPHYFVAFAELDTMLAALAGE; encoded by the coding sequence ATGCTCGATCACGACCGCATTCGACGCGACACCCCAGGTGCGTCGAGCCGCGTGTTTCTCGACAGCGCCGGATCCTCGTTGCCCCCGACCGTCGTCCTCGACACCGCGATCGCGCATCTACGCCGCGAAGCGGAGATCGGCGGCTACCGGGCCGCGAACGAACGACTCGACGACCTCGCCGCGGTCAAGACCTCGATTGCAACATTGATCGGCGCGCAGGCGTCGAGCATTGCACTGAGCGATTCCGCGACGCGGGCCTGGACGGACTTCTTCTACTCGGTGCCGCTCTCGGCCGGCGACCGAATCCTGCTGTGCCAGGCCGAGTACGCCAGCAATGCCATCTCCGCCCTCCACCGCGCCGAAGTCACCGGAGCGACCGTCGAGGTCATGCCGAGCGACGCATCGGGACGCATCGACCTGGACGCACTGGAATCGATGCTCGACGACCGCGTGAAACTGATCTCGGTGGTGCACGCCCCCACGAACGGCGGCCTGATCAATCCCGCCCGTGCCGTGGCCGATCTCGCCCACCAGCACGGTGCACTGGTCCTGCTCGACGCCTGCCAGTCCATCGGGCAGCTGCGCGTCGACGTCGAGGAGTTGGGAGTCGACGCCCTCTCGGCCACCGGCCGCAAATGGTTACGCGGCCCACGCGGAACGGGCTTCCTCTACCTGCGTCCGGGATTGGCGTCGACGCTGCATCCGCCGGCCCTGGACCTGCACAGCGCAGAGTGGACCGATGGACGGACCTACCGGATGGCAGACGACGCCACGCGATTCGAATTCTGGGAATGCGACGTCGCGGCCAGGCTCGCGCTCGGTGCGGCCGTCGACTACCTGCTCGAACTCGGTATCGACCGAGTCGAAGACGCCGTCGTCGAACGTGCCGACTACCTCCGCTCGGGCCTTCGGAAGGTTCCCGGGGTGACCGTGCGCGACCTCGGCGACCGCAAGAGCGGCATCGTATCCTTCACCGTCGACGGCGAGGATCCCGTGGCAGTGCGTGACCGACTGGCCGAACGAAACGTGACGGTCACCGTCAGCCATCGCGGTTCCACGCGTCTGGACATGACGGGCCGGGGACTCGACGCCGTCGTGCGTGCATCTCCGCACTATTTCGTCGCGTTCGCCGAACTGGACACGATGCTCGCTGCGCTCGCAGGTGAGTGA